The Actinomycetota bacterium DNA window ACCGCCTCGTTGGAAAGCACCACGCGGAACTCGCCCGGCGCACCGGCGTCCTGCCACGCGACGTTGACCACCGTCGCCGGATTCCTCCGAACGAGTTGGTAATGGATCAACCCTGGAGCAACGAGCTCGCGCTCGGTCACCTTGAATCCGGCCGGGAGAGTGAGCGACCCCTCCGCGGCGAGCGCGACCGACGGAACGCCGAGCAGGGCGACCGTTGAGACGAATATCAGGACGAACTTGCGCAACGCGGTGCTCCCTACAACGCCCGTGCGCGGCCGCCGGGACGCGGAGTGTAAGGGCGTGTGCTTGCTTGCGGCGAGGGGACGTTTCGGACGATCTGAAATCCAGGACCGAGGGCCTACGGGTTCACGTAGATGCGAACGATCGACCCTTTGGGGCGCTGCTCCCCGGCGCAGAAGGTCTGGAGCCACACGCGACCGTTCCCCGACTGGCTGGGGTCGCGACAGCCGGCAACCCCGTAGTCGCCGTCGGGGTTCTCGAGCGTCACCACCTCAACGGCGAACCCCTTGCTCTGCAGCGCCGACTTGGCCTGCGCCATCGTCAAGCCCAGGACCATCGGCACGGTTGCCACAGCCTTGTCGTCGCTGACGTAGATCGTTGCTTGCGCGCCCACGCTTCCGGCCGCACCGGGCTCCGGCGTCTGGTCGCAGACGTACCCGATCGGGTACGACGGGCACGACCGGGCCGCCGAGGCGACGATGTAGCCGGCCTTTTCGAGCGTCTCGATCGCCACCGCCTTCGGCTTCCCGATCACGTTCGGGGCGACGATCGTGCCGCTCGAGGGCTCCGTGCACTGCTGCTTGGGCTCCGTCCCTTTGATGAAGGTGCGCTCCTCGATGAGCGCCGGAGGCGTGAACGGGTTCGGCAAGCAATTGCGTGTGGAGTCGATCGTCACGCGGATGAGCGACGTCTCACTCACCGGGAAATCGATCGGCGGCACGCCCTTGAGCGCACCTTGCATGAAGAGCTTCCAGATCTGCCCCGGCCACGAGCCGCCGACCACGGTGATCCGCGTGTTCGGCGGGTACATCGGGATCTGCGCCTTGGGGAACCCGACCCATGAGACGCCCACCATCTGCGGCACGAAGCCGGCGAACCAGGCGTCGTGGTACTCGTCGGAGGTGCCGGTCTTCCCGGCGACCGGGCGGCCCAGTTGCTCGCGGCGGCCCGTCCCGCTTTCGATGACGCCTTTCAGCGCGTCGACGGCGAGCGCGACCACCCCAGGCTCGAGCACCCGCTTCTTCTGGTACTTCCACTCGAACAGAACCTTGCCGCTCGCGTCGGTGATCTTCGTTATCGCGACCGATGGCGCCGCGTAGCCACCGTTGGCGAGCGGCGCGTACGCCGCTGCCATCTCCAGCGGCGAGACTTCCTGGGCGCCGATCGCGATCGAGGGGAAGGGCGACAGATCCGAGGTGATCCCCATCCGCCGCGCGACCTCGACGACCTTGTCGGCGCCGATCTCCTGGACGACCTGCGCGTAGACCACGTTGACGCTCTTCGTCGTCGCCTCGCGGAGCGAAAGCCTCGCACCGAACGACAGGCTGTCGTAGTTGTGCACGACCCAGGTCTGCCCGTTGCTCATCGGGATGTTGATGACCGAGCCGCCTTTGTAGATCTTCTCGAGCGGGATCCCGGCCTCGAGCGCACCGACCAAGGTGAAGGTCTTGAACGACGATCCCGGCTGTCGCCGGCTCTGTACCGCGAGGTTGAACTTGGCGTACGGGTTCTTCGCGTCGAAGAAGTCGCGCCCACCGACCATCGCCTTGATCTCACCGGTGCGTGGGTCGGCCGCAACGAAGCCGTTGTACGGATCCTTCTTGAACTCGAGGACCTTACGCGAGGCCTCCTCCGCGATCTTCTGCAGGCGAAGGTCGATCGTGGTGTGGATGCGAAGGCCGCCTTTGAAGAGCGCGTTCACCCTCTCCCCGATGGTCGCCCCGAACATCGCGAACCGGGGATCCCGCTGCATCAGATCCTTCACGTATTCGACGAAGTACGCCGCGGGATAGCGGACGTCCGTATTCGCCGGCTTGACGCCGAGCGCTACGTTCACATTCGCGAGCATCTGATCGGGGGCGAGGAAGCCCTGATCTCCCATGGACCGCAGCACCAGATCGCGGCGAGCCTTGGCGGACTCGGGTTGCGCGTACGGGTCGTAGCGGGTCGGCGACTTGATCAGCCCCGCCAGCAACGCGCCCTCGTGGACGGCGAGCTGGCGAGCGGGCTTACCGAAGAACGTACGAGCCGCCGCCTCGATCCCGTAGGCCCCTTGACCGAAGTACACGGTGTTCAGATAGAGGCCGAGGATCACCGCCTTCGAATACTTCTGCTCGAGCTGCCAAGCGAGGGCCGCCTCGTCGAGCTTCCCCTTGATGTTGCGCTCCCGTTCGATCAACGCGTTCTTGATGTATTGCTGCGTGATCGTCGAGCCACCCTCGACCACTCGTCCCTCGGCGGTGTTGCGCAGCAGGGCGCGGGCGATCGCCTTGAAGTCGACGCCGGGGTGCTCGAAGAACCGCTCGTCCTCGATCGCGACGACCGCCTGCTGCACGTGGACGGGGACCTGCTCGATCGGGATGACCTCCCGGTTCTCGACCTCGTGGAGCGCGGTGATGACGCTTCCGTCGGCGGCGAGCACATACGAGGTCTCCGAAAGACGGCTCGCGCTCGCGAGCGTCTCTTCGAGATCCGGCAGCTTGACGCACGAGCCGAGCAGGAGCGCCAAGGCCGCGAGTCCCAGCCCGGCACGGCGCGTAGGGGGAAGGGGTTTCGTCATCATCCTTGGACCCGGTCGGCTGCGTCGTGGGTTACGACGCGCATCCACCACAGATGGTAGCGGGGGGGTGGGCCCGACGCCCGATGCTACGATGCCGCCCGCTATGGGGGTTTCCGCGTCTGAGCAGCTCAGGATCCTGTCGTCCGGCGCCGCGGCGATCATTCCCGAAGCCGAGTTCGAGCGGAAGCTGGAGCGCTCGGCAGCGTCCGGCGAACCGCTGCGAGTCAAGCTCGGCATCGACCCGTCGACGCCGGACATCCACATCGGCCACGCGGTTCCGCTCCGCAAGCTTCGGCGCTTCCAAGACTTCGGCCACACGGCGGTCCTGATCATCGGAGACTTCACCGGACAGGTCGGCGACCCCTCCGGACAGTCGGCCACCCGCAAGGCCCTCACCGCCGATCACGTCGCCGCGAACGCGGCCACGTACGTCGAGCAGGCCAGACGGATCCTGCTTCCGGAGCGGCTCGAGGTGCGACACAACTCCGAATGGCTCGGCGCGATGGGCGTCGAGGGGTTGCTGCGGCTGGCGGGTCAGGTCACCGTCGCGCAGCTGCTCGAGCGCGACGACTTCCGCAAGCGCTACGAGGGTGGCCATCCGATCTCCGTCGTCGAGTTCCTCTATCCGCTGCTGCAGGGTCAAGATTCCGTCGAGATCCGTGCCGACGTCGAGCTCGGCGGGACCGACCAGACCTTCAATCTCCTCGTCGGCCGCGACCTTCAGGGACGCGCCGGTCAGGAGCCGCAAGTCGCTTTCACGCTCCCGTTGCTCGAGGGGCTCGACGGCGTGCAGAAGATGTCGAAGTCGCTCGGCAACTACGTCGGCATCGCGGAGCCGCCGGAGGAGATGTTCGGGAAGCTGATGAGCGTGCCGGATCATCTCATCGGCAAGTACTTCCGCCTCACGACCGATCTCGACCCGAACGAGATCGTCGAGCTGGAGCGCGAGGCCTCCGCGGGTGGCCCCGCCGCCGCGCAGGTCAAGCGACGCCTGGCCAAAGAGATCGTGAGCCTGTACCACGACCTCGAGGCGGCGGCTTCCGCCGAGCGAAGGTTCGATCAGGTGCACGTCTCGCACGAGCTGCCGGACGACATCGCGACCGTGCCGATCCCGGCCGCCGCCGTGACGGACGGGGTGGTCCACCTGCCGGCGCTGCTCGTCGCACACGGCATGGCCGCCTCGACGAGCAAGGCCCGGGA harbors:
- a CDS encoding PBP1A family penicillin-binding protein, whose amino-acid sequence is MTKPLPPTRRAGLGLAALALLLGSCVKLPDLEETLASASRLSETSYVLAADGSVITALHEVENREVIPIEQVPVHVQQAVVAIEDERFFEHPGVDFKAIARALLRNTAEGRVVEGGSTITQQYIKNALIERERNIKGKLDEAALAWQLEQKYSKAVILGLYLNTVYFGQGAYGIEAAARTFFGKPARQLAVHEGALLAGLIKSPTRYDPYAQPESAKARRDLVLRSMGDQGFLAPDQMLANVNVALGVKPANTDVRYPAAYFVEYVKDLMQRDPRFAMFGATIGERVNALFKGGLRIHTTIDLRLQKIAEEASRKVLEFKKDPYNGFVAADPRTGEIKAMVGGRDFFDAKNPYAKFNLAVQSRRQPGSSFKTFTLVGALEAGIPLEKIYKGGSVINIPMSNGQTWVVHNYDSLSFGARLSLREATTKSVNVVYAQVVQEIGADKVVEVARRMGITSDLSPFPSIAIGAQEVSPLEMAAAYAPLANGGYAAPSVAITKITDASGKVLFEWKYQKKRVLEPGVVALAVDALKGVIESGTGRREQLGRPVAGKTGTSDEYHDAWFAGFVPQMVGVSWVGFPKAQIPMYPPNTRITVVGGSWPGQIWKLFMQGALKGVPPIDFPVSETSLIRVTIDSTRNCLPNPFTPPALIEERTFIKGTEPKQQCTEPSSGTIVAPNVIGKPKAVAIETLEKAGYIVASAARSCPSYPIGYVCDQTPEPGAAGSVGAQATIYVSDDKAVATVPMVLGLTMAQAKSALQSKGFAVEVVTLENPDGDYGVAGCRDPSQSGNGRVWLQTFCAGEQRPKGSIVRIYVNP
- the tyrS gene encoding tyrosine--tRNA ligase — translated: MGVSASEQLRILSSGAAAIIPEAEFERKLERSAASGEPLRVKLGIDPSTPDIHIGHAVPLRKLRRFQDFGHTAVLIIGDFTGQVGDPSGQSATRKALTADHVAANAATYVEQARRILLPERLEVRHNSEWLGAMGVEGLLRLAGQVTVAQLLERDDFRKRYEGGHPISVVEFLYPLLQGQDSVEIRADVELGGTDQTFNLLVGRDLQGRAGQEPQVAFTLPLLEGLDGVQKMSKSLGNYVGIAEPPEEMFGKLMSVPDHLIGKYFRLTTDLDPNEIVELEREASAGGPAAAQVKRRLAKEIVSLYHDLEAAASAERRFDQVHVSHELPDDIATVPIPAAAVTDGVVHLPALLVAHGMAASTSKARDQIKQGGVRLDGKPVTALDLPVGSVAGKVLQVGRRQFRRLTGPAE